The following coding sequences are from one Dermacentor andersoni chromosome 5, qqDerAnde1_hic_scaffold, whole genome shotgun sequence window:
- the LOC126531006 gene encoding facilitated trehalose transporter Tret1-like: SDAEPVCDGTAVVESAVRSGSDGRRRVYLAVAATYLGTASTGLAYAYSSPALPDIRRTLHISEDDAAWFGSLVLAGGIVAGALSGQLLSLLGRRGTMVVAATLFTAGWLFLAFANSTALLFTGRVLTGGGMAIASAASAVFVAEVAPASLRGALNTGCNFMLALGILVGYAIGKWLNYQWLAAACLVPAVLNGAAFLLYVRESPMWLLQKGRRKEAMEAMQFYRGARFENEFKAMESSVTDVAATLTLGDFAQPYVYKSFLCALLTLLMQQASVINILLFFAQDIFQEAGVAMAADDCAIVVGGILAVVFLAAVLLADKVGLKLLFIVSTALSAASLAALGLCFYLKEVNGQSFLDDYGWLPLASIAFYFISYSLGLGPLPFVFLGELIPLKVKGVATSACIVLFYAFGFLITKTYVDLVHLIGTAASYWFYGLLLVVTSIVFVIFVPDTKGKTLDEIEQIFGKKAVPPQLYNISELVTYHL, encoded by the exons TCAGATGCAGAGCCTGTATGCGATGGAACCGCCGTGGTGGAGAGCGCCGTGCGCAGCGGATCGGACGGGCGGCGTCGCGTGTACCTGGCGGTGGCGGCCACCTACCTCGGCACCGCTTCCACGGGCCTCGCGTACGCGTACTCTTCGCCCGCCCTGCCGGACATCCGGCGCACCCTGCACATCAGCGAAGATGACGCGGCCTGGTTCGGATCCCTAGTGCTGGCCGGAGGCATCGTCGCCGGAGCGTTGTCAG GGCAGCTGTTGAGCCTCCTAGGCCGCAGGGGCACCATGGTGGTGGCCGCCACGTTGTTCACTGCCGGCTGGCTCTTCCTCGCCTTTGCCAATTCCACGGCTCTCCTATTCACCGGCCGCGTGCTCACGGGCGGAGGAATGGCCATCGCTTCCGCAGCGTCCGCAGTGTTCGTGGCAGAAGTGGCCCCTGCCAGCCTGCGGGGAGCGCTGAACACCGGCTGCAACTTCATGCTCGCTTTGGGAATCCTCGTGGGCTACGCCATTGGCAAGTGGCTCAACTACCAGTGGCTCGCCGCCGCCTGCCTCGTCCCAGCTGTCCTCAACGGCGCCGCTTTTCTGCTCTACGTCAGAGAGTCGCCCATGTGGCTCCTGCAAAAGGGACGCCGAAAGGAGGCTATGGAAGCCATGCAGTTCTACCGGGGCGCGCGCTTTGAGAACGAGTTCAAAGCCATGGAAAGCAGCGTGACGGACGTCGCCGCGACTCTCACCCTCGGCGACTTCGCGCAGCCTTACGTCTACAAGTCTTTTCTGTGCGCCCTTCTGACTCTGTTGATGCAGCAGGCGTCGGTCATCAATATTCTGCTCTTCTTCGCTCAAGACATATTCCAGGAGGCCGGCGTGGCCATGGCTGCCGACGATTGTGCCATCGTCGTGGGCGGAATCCTCGCGGTGGTCTTCCTggccgccgtccttctcgcggacAAGGTGGGGCTCAAGCTGCTCTTTATAGTTTCGACCGCGCTGTccgcggccagcctggccgcgcTGGGCCTGTGCTTCTACCTGAAAGAGGTGAACGGCCAAAGTTTCCTCGACGACTACGGCTGGCTTCCCCTGGCTTCCATCGCATTCTACTTCATCAGTTACTCCCTCGGACTCGGCCCCTTGCCGTTCGTGTTCCTCGGAGAATTGATACCGCTGAAGGTCAAGGGCGTGGCAACCAGCGCATGCATAGTCCTCTTCTATGCGTTCGGCTTCCTCATAACTAAGACGTATGTAGACTTGGTGCACTTGATAGGCACTGCAGCCTCGTATTGGTTCTATGGCTTACTACTGGTGGTAACGTCCATTGTCTTTGTAATATTTGTGCCTGATACGAAAGGGAAAACACTGGACGAAATCGAACAAATTTTCGGCAAGAAAGCTGTGCCTCCGCAGTTGTATAACATCAGTGAACTTGTAACGTATCATCTCTAA